ACAATCGAGTGATTTTTTGTTGATTCACTCAAATTTTTTACCAATGAAATCTTGCCACGTAGTCGTATTCCAGGAAGGAAATTTGGGTGATGagaaaaactaatttcagttaATTTTAAGAACTATAGAAGCAACATGAAAAATCAACTGAAAAGTAAACTACCGTCACACATCTCTGCTCTGCCGCAAAATCAACGGCACCTACGTTGTATTCCTAACTTTGACTGCAACTCACCGTCGCTCACGAGTCATGTGAGCAAGTATAATGGGTCCAATTGAACCGTCGAATACCAGCACCACGTTAGCATCAATCCGACTTGGAGGAGGGAGAAACGCAGAGCGGGTGGCTCACGGCTCGCTCGCTCCAAGCGGCAGACCCGAGACAGAATCGGCCGTTCCTAGCCCGTTGTCAGCGATTCTGCTAGCGATTTCTCCTTCTCTCCAATCAAATGGTATCTACATGCCCGCATTATGTGCCTGCTCTTAAATGCAATGATCTTCTTAGCCAACTCTACTATACGGGCTGACGGTATTGAAGGCTCTACGTGACGTGGCTGTTACATTCCGCTTCCGCCTGGCTAAACCATTAGCCATGCTCTGACCATGGCATCGTGGGCCTTGATGGTGCTGACTTAAGTGCCGAGTATCTCGAGACCAAATAGAAAAGTCCAAATACGGCATCGTGTCTAGGGTGGATTGAGCGCCTCCCAGCCCTACTAACCACACACATTCGAGATCGCACAgtacaaaataaatacaataGCGGGCCAACTTGACAAAAACGAAGGCAAAACAGCCAATGAACACTATCATCAATGGAACAGAAAAATCTACTGACGAGGCTAAAAGGGAATTACTCGAGCAATGATTAGGAATTCCGAAAAAAGATATCCAACACAAGCCtaaatcctttttttttaacaaCACAAGTTTTAAATCCTGGCacgttccccccccccccccccccccctctgtttGTTGCGCCCACGACGCACCGCCTGGTACCACCAGATCGAGAACCCCGCATGGACGCGCTCCGCCGGCGCCTGCTTTGCTGCTTCGGCGCGCGCTGTCGCCGGGGGCGGCCTCGGCAacgccatggcggccgcggcggcggtggtagggacgacgacggcgacgccacGAAGAAGTGCTTCCTACGACGCGCCGGCCGGTTCGGTCCCAGCGCAGGCGTCGAGCGGCTCGAGACGCCGAGGCCTTGCCGTCgccggtggccgcggccgcgcggaaTGAACCGCGTCTtcgcgcggtcgccgccgccctgcggaACGGCGGCCAGGGCTGCCGTCGAGCCGAGGCCTGCCGCCAcggacgccgccaccgcggcgacGGCCGCGCAGGCGGTGGACGGCGGAGCTGGCGACCGGGAGCTTTTCGTCGagcacgccgcggccgccaccatCCAGGCCCACTTCCGCGGCCACCTGGTACGCACGCGACGCCACAACCGATCTGCGTAAACTTCAGgctctgaactctgaagccCGTTTCGATTCATCGCCAGGCGAGGAAGGCGTTCCGCGCCCTGAGGAGCCTGGTGAAGCTGCAGGCGTTGGCGCGGGGCGCGTACGTGCGGCGACAGGCCAGCGTCGCCATCCGGTGCATGAAGGTGCTCGTCAGGCTGCAGGTGCGCGTTCGCTCGCGGCAGCTGCTGCTCCTGGACTGACTGACTGACGCGGCCAAGGTAGCAGCAAGTGACAGCATCGCCGATCTGGTTGCTGCCAGGTTTGTTTCAGTGCATGACGCCCGGGTGACAGGATTTGTACTGCCTCCATGTGTGAATGCAAACGCCAAGCCTTCTCACACTTTAGTCCAGAGAATGCAAGTCCCATTCAAAATAAAGATTGTTTCGAGATTTTGGATGATATGCTGTAATGTATGAATTCATAAATTCCTTCTGCTCTATATGTCAAttgaaattttgaaatattccctcaaaaaaaatgaaattttgAAATAGACGCAGTATTGTGCCCGTTTGTTAAGAAGACAAATAATTCAGAACTTCGATCTTTTAGATGAGCTAAATAATCACATTTATTCTGTAGCACAAGCTGTTTAAGAACTTACCAACAAAGTACGCACAAAAGTACGGAGCAAAAACGCGATAACTACAAGAAAACACTAGTGATGGCTGCAAGGACAGCTAGACCTGTTGCCTCTCGTCAGCAGGCTGTCACAGCTCAAAGCACGTACTCAAGGGAACTCTCAACTCAGGATTCAGGCAAAAGTTACTCTACCTCTCTCTAGCAACTTCATTCAGAGCACAATCTCATAGCAAGGCTGAAGGCATCCGTGCATCAAGATCTCAATAGCTAAACGTCCATGTCGACGGCATCCTGGCGGACTGGATGGTTGGCGCGTTCCGGACGTTGATGTCGAGCGGCAGCATCCGGTACTCGATCTCGAGGTCCTTCAGGATCTTGATCATCTCCTGCAGCAGGAGCTCTCTCCGCTCGAACCTCATCCCCATGTCGTGGAAGTTGATCGTGTGGCGGCACCAGATGGAGACCTTGAGCTTGTTGGTGTCGTCCACGTCGCGCAGGACGACCATCGAGCCGGGGTACCAATGTTCCTTCTTGTTGTCAAGGTAACtgagttgtttttttttcagaaaaaatgGTTGAGTAACCTTGATCAAGAAGCTAGTCAAAGAGCATAAAAAGCTATATAATCTTTGAAAACAGTAACAACTGAGGCTAAGGCATCAGTGCTTACTGCATTAGTCTCTCCTTCATGAGAGTCAGTTTCTCCACTGGTGTTGCGACATGAACAGCGAAGTCGACAGCGTCTCCCATGTCAGGGCTCCTGTAGTAATTCATGATCGGCAGTTGGGCCAGCTGACTGTTTGGATAATACACCTTGAGGTTGTCGTATCGGAGGAAGATCGTCGTCATGATGTTCATCTCCTCCACAACCACCTGACGCACAATTTAACAGCAGTTTGTGACCAAGTCAGCTGGTGCGAAGCAAAATTGTTCAGTACGGAGTATAGATGGAGCACCAACAAGGAGCATCTGTTACCTGCATTCCATCAACCTCGCATCGATCGCCGACATCGAAAGGATGCATCACGAACAAGAACACGATCGCCTCGAAGATGGTCCTGAGAGTGTTGCCGAACATGAAGACCGCCACGAGAAGCTGCGAGCTCAGCAGGACGAAGAACTTTGACGTTGCGATCCCTAGGATAAGAAGCCAGAGGGCGAGCACGATCAACGCGACCACGACGTTGGCCATTTGGTGGAGCTTGTTCACTGCGGTCTTGGTGTCGTTGAGCGTCAGGGCAAGTGCCTTGCGCTCTCTGAACGCGTTTACCTACAGAATCCACACGACAGCGAGGGTCAGCACCTGCTGAGATGGATGATAGGAGGAGAAGCCGTGTCAAGATCATTACCACCCAGTTCTTGAGCGACCTCTTGCTGACCCTGTTCTGCTCCTGCGCTCCTTCGAAAAGATCCATCGCTTTCAAAGCTTCTTCCTGCCTCATGAAGCGCATCAGATCTGACAGGTATATGTGCCTGCAATGGGTTCAAATTCAGAAATGTATGTACTGGGAATTAACTTCTGCAAAGATGTAGTACTCCGTACTACTAGCACAACTCACTTGGATCCAGGCTTGGCGACGTTCTGGAAGATCCTCTTGGCCGCAACCTTGGCCTCATACTCGCTGTGTATCTCCGTGGCCAGCTCGTCCTCGCCCGTCGCGTGCTTGAGCTGCTCGTCCATGGTTGTCAGCGCCCCGTACCGGACGATCTTCATGAGCCTCTTCATGCTCCACGCGGAGATGTTCTTCTGGCTgagccggtggagctggtcGATCGTTATGCCATCGTCCAGGTGCCGCTCCGTTTTCTGCCTCTGCAGCTGCTTGCTGGTCCCTCCCCCTCGCCTGGACGCGGCCGTGGTGAGGCGCCCGCTCTTGGGCGCGGCGGGCCCGGGCTTGCTCGGCATGGCCGTGGCCTCGAGCTCGCTGGGGATGGCCGCCCCCGCGCTCTGGAGCCTCTGCACCTCGGCCATCATGCGGCTCTCGTCCACCAGCGGCGGGCCGGAGAGCGTCTCGATGACGTACTGGTTGAAGAGCGCCTCCTGGATCCGGTCGAAGTAGGTGGAGACGTGGAAGGAGGACGCGAGCACCTTGAGCAGCAGCGTCTTGACGAGGCGGATGACCGTGGCGACGAGCAGGCAGCAGAGTACCTTGGTGACGTAGGGCAGCACCGGCGTGCGCGTCTCCCGCTTGGCGTCCTTGTCGAAGAGCAGGTGCCAGGACACGAGCGCGATGCCCAGCCAGAGCACGTTGCGCACGGCGCGGCGCACGCCGTAGACGAAGTAGAGCACCTTCTTCCGCAGCAGGAAGTTGCGCTCCACGAAGAAGACGGCGATGCGGATCACCCAGCCGGAGACGAGGCGGCCGCAGATGAGCACGAACACCAGGAGCTCCCACTTCCAGAGGTGGAGCCCCGAGAGCTTCTTCCGGGACAGGCTGGGTATGGTGATGCTGCAGATGAGCGCGGCCACGATGACCACCAGGCTCACCCACTCCATGATAAGGAGGCAGTCCATGGTGTCGCGCTTCAGGTCCGAGGTCATGCCCTCGTCCACGAACgggtcgtcgtcctcgtcgtcgaAGCCGCCGGACTTGCCGATGAGCCCCGACTTGCCGATGAGCCCCGACCGGAGCTGCCCGGACTTGGGCGGCAGCCCCTTGGAAACGAACGACTTGCGGGGGTccggctcgccggcgggggcgctCGACGGCGGTGGGGGGTCCATTAGCCGGGAGCGCGTCTTGCTGCGCGCCAGCAGGGAGGCGGTGGACGTCGACGTGCAGCGCAGCACCTCGGCGGTGTCCGCGTCGGTGCCGCTCTGGTTCCGGTTGTCGACGCCGtcgtaggaggaggacgacgccgacgacgtcgacggGGAGAAGCGCTTGTGGGGGTTCTGGAACGAGACGCGCAGCTCCCTGGAGGCGCTGACGGAggtgggcgcgcgcggcggcctcctcaTCTCGTCCACGTCGAAGTCGGGGTCGATCgacacctcgccgccggccgccgcttgcTTCCGGAGGAAGCTGCCGATGAGGCGGGTGGGCGGGTCCTCGCTGGACTCCCCCGGCGACTGCGGCGGGCGGTTCTTGAAGCTGAACGAGTCGCCGGAGCGGGACGCGTCGCCCCCGACGCTGGGTGAGGTCGAGGCGCTCGACCCCGCCGACAGCATGctgaccgcggcggcgccggcccgcGGCGTGCTGACCGCGGAGTTGTGCCCGGACGCGCTGCCGGCCGCGCGGAGGGAGACCGGCGAGTTCGGCTCGGCGTCGATCTTGACGACGACCTCCCGGCGGTCGCCGTCGCTGCGCTGCTGGCCGCCGCGGTCCTTGTCGTGGTCGTGGTCGAAGTCGAAGGAGCCCGACTTGGACCTGGGCGAGGCGTTGGACCCGACCGACCGGAGGCTGCCCTTCCGCTGCTGATCCATGGCTGGGGCGGAAGCGCGCGCGGCACCCCCACGGCAATCCAATCCGATCAGCCGCTACGAATTCGAACGGGGGGGCTCGGCTCGGAACGCGGGGCGGCGGGCAGCAGGCATGCCTGGACGCTCATGCATGCGcgccgcgggggcgggggcgggggagtTGGTGGTTGGCTGGTTGGTTGGTGCTCGCGCTGCAAGCCGAGGGGCCTCGATCACGGCGGGACACGCACGCATGCACCTGCGGCGAGCGCGCTGTCCCGGCCGCGATGGGGGGCGGGCGAGCAAAAGGCAGAGGCTCCTGGCTCGCCGGGGAGCGCGGCGGGCAGCGGGCGGTGCGTCTGCTTGGCGAGCGGGTGCGCGACGCGCGTCTACGGGAGCGCCGGGGAGCCCCGCGCGGGGGAGTATATacccgccgcgggcgcggcggggcatGCAGCCGGGGCCGTGGCTGGCGAGCATGCAGGCGCGGTGCTCCCCGCAACCGCCGGCGGGCGAAGTTTTAGTTG
This sequence is a window from Panicum virgatum strain AP13 chromosome 7K, P.virgatum_v5, whole genome shotgun sequence. Protein-coding genes within it:
- the LOC120641429 gene encoding mechanosensitive ion channel protein 6-like; protein product: MDQQRKGSLRSVGSNASPRSKSGSFDFDHDHDKDRGGQQRSDGDRREVVVKIDAEPNSPVSLRAAGSASGHNSAVSTPRAGAAAVSMLSAGSSASTSPSVGGDASRSGDSFSFKNRPPQSPGESSEDPPTRLIGSFLRKQAAAGGEVSIDPDFDVDEMRRPPRAPTSVSASRELRVSFQNPHKRFSPSTSSASSSSYDGVDNRNQSGTDADTAEVLRCTSTSTASLLARSKTRSRLMDPPPPSSAPAGEPDPRKSFVSKGLPPKSGQLRSGLIGKSGLIGKSGGFDDEDDDPFVDEGMTSDLKRDTMDCLLIMEWVSLVVIVAALICSITIPSLSRKKLSGLHLWKWELLVFVLICGRLVSGWVIRIAVFFVERNFLLRKKVLYFVYGVRRAVRNVLWLGIALVSWHLLFDKDAKRETRTPVLPYVTKVLCCLLVATVIRLVKTLLLKVLASSFHVSTYFDRIQEALFNQYVIETLSGPPLVDESRMMAEVQRLQSAGAAIPSELEATAMPSKPGPAAPKSGRLTTAASRRGGGTSKQLQRQKTERHLDDGITIDQLHRLSQKNISAWSMKRLMKIVRYGALTTMDEQLKHATGEDELATEIHSEYEAKVAAKRIFQNVAKPGSKHIYLSDLMRFMRQEEALKAMDLFEGAQEQNRVSKRSLKNWVVNAFRERKALALTLNDTKTAVNKLHQMANVVVALIVLALWLLILGIATSKFFVLLSSQLLVAVFMFGNTLRTIFEAIVFLFVMHPFDVGDRCEVDGMQVVVEEMNIMTTIFLRYDNLKVYYPNSQLAQLPIMNYYRSPDMGDAVDFAVHVATPVEKLTLMKERLMHYLDNKKEHWYPGSMVVLRDVDDTNKLKVSIWCRHTINFHDMGMRFERRELLLQEMIKILKDLEIEYRMLPLDINVRNAPTIQSARMPSTWTFSY